A part of Gemmatimonadales bacterium genomic DNA contains:
- a CDS encoding isoprenylcysteine carboxylmethyltransferase family protein, whose amino-acid sequence MDGVAFRCLVALIFVAYMAHRVYYIRKVPHASASVVKQPPEPGGAIMLLLMLTTVVILALYVVAPRRVSWASFALPAPIRWAGLGLTFTAFALLEWSQSALGRNWSLRVQLLKEHELVVGGPYRWVRHPMYTAGLLTNVSVLLLSANWVVGGSWLLMHGWQFARRIPLEERLMVEQFGDSYRRYMRTTGRLLPRLGHRGQSPLTHP is encoded by the coding sequence ATGGACGGCGTAGCGTTTCGATGCCTGGTCGCACTCATCTTCGTCGCCTACATGGCCCACCGCGTCTACTACATCCGCAAGGTACCGCACGCCTCCGCTTCGGTCGTGAAGCAGCCGCCCGAACCGGGCGGCGCCATCATGTTGCTGCTCATGCTCACGACCGTGGTGATCCTCGCACTGTACGTCGTCGCTCCCCGGCGCGTGAGCTGGGCGTCGTTCGCCCTGCCGGCGCCGATCCGGTGGGCGGGACTCGGCCTCACCTTCACCGCGTTCGCCCTGCTGGAGTGGTCGCAGTCGGCGCTGGGGCGGAACTGGAGCCTCCGCGTGCAGCTGCTCAAGGAGCACGAGCTGGTGGTCGGCGGGCCCTACCGCTGGGTGCGGCATCCGATGTACACGGCCGGCCTGCTGACCAACGTCTCGGTCCTGCTGCTCTCGGCCAACTGGGTCGTCGGCGGGAGCTGGCTGCTGATGCATGGCTGGCAGTTCGCGCGGCGCATCCCGCTCGAGGAGCGCCTGATGGTAGAGCAGTTCGGCGACTCGTACCGGCGGTACATGCGGACGACCGGCCGGCTCCTGCCGCGGCTCGGGCATCGCGGCCAGTCCCCCCTCACGCACCCGTGA
- a CDS encoding C1 family peptidase, whose protein sequence is MMRPTVRRSRVLFPLLLTLTIAFSATLGAQQPAQEQHPPKTFTDVTVLPATPVKDQAGTGTCWDFSTLSMLESELLRMGKGEYDLSEMFIVDHVYREKADAYYRMHGNNTFGEGGLGHDVLNAIARYGIVRHSDFSGLWPYETRHNHAELQSVLQADLDAVLHSRPGPSPKWERGFDALLDAYLGPLPDTIRVDGRAETPRQFAAQLGIDPSAYVSITSLTNMALWQQGALETPDNWAHDDRTWNLPLDDAMRVLRHAIESGYTVAIGADVSERSFDQKAGYATWHEGETITPEARQAGWDRWTTTDDHGMHVVGIAHDSSGAVYYKVKNSWGDEGPYHGYIYMSENYIRAKFDMLTLNKAALPQDIRSRLKI, encoded by the coding sequence ATGATGCGACCGACCGTCCGCCGTTCCCGCGTGCTCTTCCCTCTCCTTCTCACCCTGACCATCGCCTTCTCCGCCACCCTCGGCGCCCAGCAGCCGGCGCAGGAGCAGCACCCGCCGAAGACCTTCACCGACGTGACGGTGCTGCCCGCCACGCCCGTGAAGGACCAGGCCGGCACGGGGACGTGCTGGGACTTCTCCACCCTCAGCATGCTGGAGTCCGAGTTGCTGCGCATGGGCAAGGGGGAGTACGACCTGTCGGAGATGTTCATCGTGGACCACGTGTACCGCGAGAAGGCCGACGCCTACTACCGCATGCACGGCAACAACACGTTCGGGGAGGGTGGGCTGGGCCACGACGTGCTCAACGCCATCGCGAGGTACGGCATCGTCCGCCACAGCGACTTCTCCGGGCTGTGGCCGTACGAAACCCGCCACAATCACGCCGAGCTGCAGAGCGTGCTCCAGGCCGATCTGGACGCGGTGCTCCACTCGAGGCCCGGGCCCTCGCCCAAGTGGGAGCGGGGCTTCGACGCGCTGCTGGATGCGTACCTGGGGCCGCTGCCCGACACCATCCGCGTGGACGGACGCGCCGAGACGCCCAGGCAGTTCGCCGCTCAGCTCGGGATCGACCCTTCCGCCTATGTGTCGATCACGTCGTTGACGAACATGGCCCTGTGGCAGCAGGGCGCGCTCGAGACGCCGGACAACTGGGCGCATGACGACAGGACCTGGAACCTCCCGCTCGACGACGCGATGCGCGTCCTGAGGCATGCGATCGAGAGCGGCTACACGGTGGCGATCGGGGCCGACGTCAGCGAGCGCTCCTTCGACCAGAAGGCCGGCTACGCGACCTGGCACGAGGGGGAGACGATCACGCCCGAGGCGCGGCAGGCCGGCTGGGACCGGTGGACCACGACCGACGACCACGGCATGCACGTCGTCGGCATCGCGCACGACTCGAGCGGCGCGGTCTACTACAAGGTCAAGAATTCGTGGGGCGACGAGGGGCCGTACCACGGCTACATCTACATGTCGGAGAACTACATCCGCGCCAAGTTCGACATGCTCACGCTGAACAAGGCCGCGCTGCCGCAGGACATCCGGAGCCGGCTCAAGATCTGA
- a CDS encoding ABC-F family ATP-binding cassette domain-containing protein, translating to MTLVSLAGVAVRFGDRELLRDVTFLVERGERWGILGRNGSGKTTLFNLIRGDLTPSSGTVARSAGLRITVMDQYRDFGDAVTVWEAAAGAFADLFALEHSLAEQAAAMAVAGDAVTPAMLERYDRDLHRFEREGGYEAAARVDAVLHGLGFDPDASRARPLATLSGGERGRVALACQLAAPADLLLLDEPTNHLDLETTLWLEGYLRGLDATVLLVTHDRALLEAFADHVLHVEGRTATAYAAGYSAFVTQRAERRLAAQRAYQQQASKLAKEEDYIRRNIAGQNSRQAVGRQKRLARLPRLGPPPGEDDVMVVRLEARERGGDQVLVAAGVRIAFGPRVLLDGFGATVRRGEAVGLVGANGAGKSTLLKVFTGERAPEAGTLRIPDSVSLAHYRQDLAQVPEEKTLYEAIADQRTRWTRGQVQGHLGRYGFSGDSVLRRCGTLSGGERARMALALMELEGANLLAFDEPTNHLDVESIEALEEAIGEFDGTVILVSHDRALLRALATRVWVLHGGRITDYPGTFAEWEAASAERAHAARVAAEEEEAGRRVKEQRQMRRGQDTRRREASAQRAARRALEEAEAEVTRAEAEVQRLQAALADPELYLTGDGVRRAAALGKELEAAQRALETAFAAWGALSGEA from the coding sequence ATGACGTTGGTCTCGCTGGCCGGCGTGGCGGTGCGCTTCGGCGACCGGGAGCTGCTGCGGGACGTGACCTTTCTCGTCGAGCGCGGCGAGCGATGGGGCATCCTCGGACGCAACGGCTCCGGCAAGACGACGCTCTTCAACCTGATCCGCGGCGACCTGACGCCTTCGAGCGGCACTGTGGCGCGCTCGGCCGGGCTGCGCATCACGGTGATGGACCAGTACCGCGATTTCGGCGACGCGGTGACGGTGTGGGAGGCGGCGGCGGGCGCCTTCGCCGACCTGTTCGCGCTCGAGCACTCGCTCGCCGAGCAGGCCGCGGCCATGGCCGTGGCGGGGGATGCGGTCACGCCGGCGATGTTGGAGCGCTACGACCGCGACCTGCACCGGTTCGAGCGCGAGGGTGGCTACGAGGCCGCGGCACGGGTGGACGCCGTCCTGCACGGCCTCGGCTTCGACCCGGACGCCTCGCGCGCCCGCCCGCTGGCGACCCTGAGCGGCGGCGAGCGCGGGCGCGTGGCCCTGGCCTGTCAGCTCGCGGCCCCGGCCGACCTGCTGCTCCTCGACGAGCCCACCAACCACCTCGACCTCGAGACCACGCTGTGGCTCGAGGGATATCTGCGCGGCCTCGATGCGACCGTGCTCCTCGTCACGCACGACCGGGCGCTCCTCGAGGCGTTCGCCGATCACGTCCTGCACGTCGAAGGGCGAACTGCGACCGCCTATGCCGCGGGGTACTCGGCCTTCGTCACCCAGCGCGCCGAGCGCCGGCTCGCGGCGCAGCGCGCGTACCAGCAGCAGGCGTCGAAGCTCGCGAAGGAGGAGGACTACATTCGCCGCAACATCGCCGGGCAGAACAGCCGCCAGGCGGTGGGGCGGCAGAAGCGGCTGGCGCGGCTGCCGCGGCTCGGCCCGCCGCCGGGCGAGGACGACGTGATGGTCGTCCGGCTCGAGGCGAGGGAGCGTGGCGGCGACCAGGTGCTCGTGGCAGCGGGTGTGCGCATCGCATTCGGCCCGCGGGTGCTGCTCGACGGCTTCGGCGCGACCGTGCGGCGCGGCGAGGCCGTGGGGCTGGTCGGGGCCAACGGCGCCGGAAAGTCCACGCTCCTCAAGGTCTTCACGGGGGAGCGCGCGCCCGAAGCGGGCACGCTGCGCATCCCCGATTCGGTCTCCCTCGCGCACTACCGTCAGGACCTCGCGCAGGTGCCCGAGGAAAAGACGCTTTACGAGGCGATCGCGGACCAGCGCACGCGCTGGACGCGCGGCCAGGTGCAGGGCCACCTCGGGCGCTACGGGTTCTCGGGCGACTCGGTGCTGCGGCGGTGCGGGACGCTGTCGGGGGGCGAGCGGGCGCGGATGGCGCTGGCGCTGATGGAGCTCGAGGGCGCCAACCTGCTGGCCTTCGACGAACCGACCAATCACCTGGACGTGGAGTCCATCGAGGCGCTCGAGGAGGCGATCGGGGAATTCGACGGCACCGTGATCCTGGTGAGCCACGACCGTGCGCTGCTTCGGGCGCTGGCGACCCGCGTCTGGGTGCTGCACGGCGGGCGCATCACCGACTACCCCGGCACGTTCGCGGAGTGGGAGGCGGCCAGCGCCGAGCGCGCGCACGCCGCGCGCGTCGCGGCTGAGGAGGAGGAAGCCGGCCGGCGGGTGAAGGAGCAGCGCCAGATGCGCCGCGGGCAGGACACGCGCAGGCGCGAGGCGTCGGCCCAGCGCGCGGCGCGCCGCGCCCTCGAGGAGGCCGAGGCTGAGGTGACGCGGGCCGAGGCCGAGGTGCAGCGGCTCCAGGCGGCGCTGGCGGACCCCGAGCTCTACCTCACCGGCGACGGCGTGCGGCGTGCGGCGGCGCTGGGCAAGGAGCTGGAGGCGGCGCAGCGCGCCCTCGAGACGGCGTTCGCGGCCTGGGGGGCGCTGAGCGGCGAAGCGTAG
- a CDS encoding TIM-barrel domain-containing protein, with protein sequence MSPLLLACLLALQPPARDSVVVPVAGGFLEIEVVAADVIRVAFAPDSAFFARKSLAAGDRAREKVPYRVVRAGGETRVETRRLSVRVSRAGAVAFYDAAGRRILAETPGGRELTPAEVMGERTYHVRQVWQGNPGEALYGLGQRQEGLTDLKGYDLDLWQRNTSEVVPVFVSSRGYGIFWDNTSFSRFGDLRPFVPIPAAQLLDRDGRPGGLTATYYDGAVFERPVGTRVDSAILFATPTDRTDPAVRLHPALPARGPVSARWEGWIAPRATGTCQIELVANEAVKLWLDDKLVIDDARSWWLPWRGVAKVRLAAGRRHRVRLEYTDVEGEAETVQLRWKPPAPTANPSLWSEVGDGVDYYFLYGPALDRVIAGYRRVTGRAAMPPRWAFGYWQSRNRYATSQQSLDAVDEFRRARIPLDVIVQDFQYWKPDQWGSHEADSARFPDVPGWLSAIHDRHARLLISVWGKFYPNTHNAEEMQSRGFLYQQPLRAGVKDWLGYRYTFYDAFNPDARRLFWDQLRPALFDKGVDAWWLDATEPDILPAWDLEAQRNAINPTALGSGARMLNAYSLEQVAGVYEGQRQAAPDRRVAILTRSAFAGLQRYGAAIWSGDIASAWPTMRKQIAAGLGFSISGTPYWTMDVGGYWPQPRFRAEPMAPADAEEWRELSARWTEFGALVPLFRAHGEAPPVREIPRFGDTTAAYHAMVYWDRVRYRLLPYIYSLAGAVTQDGATMMRPLVMDFPADTIAREVTDQYLFGPALLVNPVTEYRARSRTVYLPPPTWYDFWTGKRLAGGRTMEASAPYDRIPLYVRAGSILPVGPELQYADEKPADPITLVVYAGADGRFSLYEDDGASYGYERGQFARIPLRWDERSRTLVIGRREGSFPGMLERRSFQLVFVSQDRPVGFGFELPSDRTVSYVGEELRIRAP encoded by the coding sequence ATGTCGCCCCTGCTGTTGGCCTGCCTGCTCGCCCTGCAACCGCCCGCTCGCGACAGCGTCGTCGTCCCTGTCGCCGGTGGCTTCCTCGAGATCGAAGTGGTGGCCGCGGACGTCATCCGGGTGGCGTTCGCGCCCGACAGCGCGTTCTTCGCGCGGAAGAGCCTCGCCGCGGGCGACCGCGCGCGCGAGAAGGTGCCGTACAGGGTCGTGCGCGCCGGCGGCGAGACCAGGGTCGAGACGCGTCGGCTGTCGGTGCGCGTGTCACGGGCCGGCGCCGTCGCCTTCTACGACGCGGCCGGCAGGAGGATCCTGGCGGAGACACCCGGCGGTCGCGAGCTCACGCCGGCCGAAGTGATGGGCGAGCGCACGTACCACGTGCGCCAGGTCTGGCAGGGGAATCCGGGCGAGGCGCTCTACGGCCTGGGGCAGCGGCAGGAGGGTCTGACGGATCTCAAGGGCTACGACCTCGACCTGTGGCAGCGCAACACGTCCGAGGTCGTGCCCGTCTTCGTATCGAGCCGGGGTTACGGCATCTTCTGGGACAACACCTCGTTCAGCCGCTTCGGCGATCTGCGCCCGTTCGTGCCGATCCCCGCCGCCCAGCTCCTGGACCGTGACGGCAGGCCGGGCGGACTGACGGCGACCTACTACGACGGAGCGGTTTTCGAGCGTCCGGTGGGCACGCGGGTCGATTCCGCGATCCTGTTCGCCACGCCGACCGACAGGACCGATCCGGCCGTTCGGCTCCATCCAGCGCTCCCCGCGCGCGGGCCCGTGAGCGCACGCTGGGAAGGGTGGATCGCGCCGCGCGCCACCGGCACCTGCCAGATCGAGCTGGTCGCGAACGAGGCGGTGAAGCTCTGGCTCGACGACAAGCTGGTGATCGACGATGCGCGCTCCTGGTGGCTGCCGTGGCGCGGCGTCGCCAAGGTCCGGCTGGCCGCCGGGCGGCGCCACCGCGTGCGCCTCGAGTACACGGACGTCGAGGGCGAGGCGGAGACGGTGCAGCTCAGGTGGAAGCCGCCGGCGCCGACGGCCAACCCGTCGCTATGGTCGGAGGTCGGCGACGGCGTGGACTACTACTTCCTCTATGGCCCAGCGCTCGACCGCGTGATCGCCGGCTACCGCCGGGTCACCGGCCGGGCGGCGATGCCGCCCCGCTGGGCCTTCGGCTACTGGCAGAGCCGCAATCGCTACGCCACGTCGCAGCAGAGCCTCGACGCCGTCGACGAGTTCCGGCGCGCGCGGATCCCGCTCGACGTGATCGTGCAGGATTTCCAGTACTGGAAGCCGGACCAGTGGGGCTCGCACGAGGCGGACTCGGCGCGGTTCCCCGACGTGCCGGGATGGCTCAGCGCCATCCACGACCGCCACGCTCGGCTCCTGATCTCGGTGTGGGGCAAGTTCTATCCGAACACCCACAACGCCGAGGAGATGCAGTCGCGCGGCTTCCTCTACCAGCAGCCGCTGCGGGCGGGCGTGAAGGACTGGCTGGGCTACCGCTACACCTTCTACGATGCCTTCAACCCGGATGCGCGCCGGCTGTTCTGGGATCAGCTGCGGCCCGCGCTGTTCGACAAGGGCGTGGATGCGTGGTGGCTGGATGCCACCGAGCCCGACATCCTGCCGGCCTGGGACCTGGAAGCGCAGCGCAACGCCATCAACCCGACGGCGCTCGGCTCCGGCGCCCGGATGCTCAACGCCTATTCGCTCGAGCAGGTCGCCGGCGTGTACGAGGGCCAGCGCCAGGCGGCCCCGGACCGCCGGGTCGCGATCCTGACCCGCTCCGCGTTCGCGGGGCTGCAGCGCTACGGCGCGGCCATCTGGTCGGGCGACATCGCCTCGGCCTGGCCGACCATGCGCAAGCAGATCGCGGCCGGCCTCGGCTTCTCCATCAGCGGCACGCCGTACTGGACGATGGACGTGGGCGGCTACTGGCCGCAGCCGCGTTTCCGCGCCGAGCCCATGGCGCCGGCGGACGCCGAGGAGTGGCGCGAGCTGAGCGCGCGCTGGACCGAGTTCGGCGCGCTCGTTCCGCTCTTCCGGGCCCACGGCGAGGCGCCGCCGGTACGGGAGATCCCGCGGTTCGGCGACACCACCGCGGCGTATCACGCGATGGTCTACTGGGATCGGGTGCGCTACCGCCTCCTCCCGTACATCTACTCTCTGGCCGGAGCGGTCACCCAGGACGGCGCGACGATGATGCGGCCGCTGGTCATGGACTTCCCGGCCGATACGATCGCTCGCGAGGTGACCGACCAGTACCTCTTCGGCCCGGCGCTCCTGGTGAACCCCGTCACGGAGTACCGCGCTCGCAGTCGCACGGTCTACCTGCCGCCGCCGACCTGGTACGACTTCTGGACGGGGAAGCGCCTGGCCGGCGGACGGACGATGGAGGCCTCGGCCCCGTACGACCGCATTCCTCTGTACGTGCGCGCCGGCTCGATCCTGCCGGTCGGACCGGAGCTGCAGTACGCCGACGAGAAGCCGGCCGACCCCATCACGCTCGTCGTCTACGCGGGCGCCGACGGCCGCTTCTCGCTGTACGAAGACGACGGCGCCAGTTACGGCTACGAGCGCGGCCAGTTCGCCCGCATCCCGCTCCGCTGGGACGAGCGCAGCCGCACGCTCGTCATCGGCCGGCGCGAGGGGTCCTTCCCGGGGATGCTGGAGCGCCGGAGCTTCCAGCTGGTGTTCGTCTCGCAGGACCGCCCCGTCGGCTTCGGCTTCGAGCTGCCCTCCGATCGGACCGTCAGCTATGTCGGGGAGGAGCTGCGCATCCGGGCGCCGTGA
- the msrA gene encoding peptide-methionine (S)-S-oxide reductase MsrA: MHRSARFLAWSAMLAFVAASASAQATRQTAVLAGGCFWGIQNLFEHVKGVTQVVAGYSGGTAETASYQAVGSETTGHAESVEITFDPAVVTYQKLLDVFFLVGHDPTELNRQGPDVGSSYRSAIFYLNDQQRRDAQAVITRLTQAHEFSRPIVTQVAPFGGFYRAEEYHQDYAYHHPHDPYIVINDLPKVDHLRATFPALYRESPVLTASR, translated from the coding sequence ATGCACAGGAGCGCGCGGTTTCTCGCCTGGAGCGCCATGCTGGCGTTCGTGGCTGCATCGGCCTCGGCCCAGGCGACACGCCAGACGGCGGTGCTGGCCGGCGGCTGCTTCTGGGGAATCCAGAACCTGTTCGAGCACGTCAAAGGGGTGACGCAGGTCGTCGCGGGCTATTCGGGGGGCACGGCGGAGACGGCGAGCTACCAGGCCGTGGGCAGTGAGACGACCGGCCACGCCGAGTCCGTCGAGATCACCTTCGATCCCGCGGTGGTGACGTACCAGAAGCTGCTCGACGTCTTCTTCCTGGTGGGTCACGACCCGACCGAGCTCAACCGCCAGGGTCCGGACGTCGGCAGCAGCTACCGGTCCGCCATCTTCTACCTGAACGACCAGCAGCGGCGCGACGCGCAGGCCGTCATCACGCGCCTGACCCAGGCGCACGAGTTCTCGCGGCCGATCGTGACGCAGGTGGCGCCGTTCGGCGGATTCTACCGGGCCGAGGAGTACCACCAGGACTACGCGTACCACCACCCGCACGACCCCTACATCGTCATCAACGATCTGCCGAAGGTGGACCACCTGCGCGCGACGTTCCCCGCGCTCTACCGGGAGTCGCCGGTCCTGACCGCTTCGCGCTGA
- a CDS encoding SAM-dependent methyltransferase, with the protein MGSRAWPVELGQPSRTALGAARHRAAHQVLERGFIFADPLAVRILGVDAEAVVGRAEDDPSTRGLRLFIAVRTRFAEDALAAAVVQGVRQLVVLGAGLDTYAYRTDLARTRLRVFEVDHPATQAWKRRRLADAAIEVPGALTFAPIDFERQTLADGLAGAGFDPAQQTFFTWLGVVPYLTEQAVFSTLGFIAGVSGGAHVVFDYGNPPSSSGGHEGYAAAHRALASRVASVGEALRSHFETDALHARLMALGYRDIEDLGAAAIRDRYFAGRGGSAPDRGGHVLRATTVHW; encoded by the coding sequence GTGGGCTCCCGCGCGTGGCCCGTGGAATTAGGACAGCCGAGCCGCACCGCACTGGGCGCCGCCCGACACCGCGCCGCCCATCAGGTCCTGGAACGCGGGTTCATCTTCGCCGATCCCCTGGCCGTGCGCATTCTGGGCGTGGACGCCGAGGCGGTCGTCGGCCGGGCGGAAGACGACCCGTCCACGAGAGGGCTGCGCCTGTTCATCGCCGTGAGAACCCGGTTTGCCGAGGACGCGCTGGCCGCTGCCGTCGTACAGGGTGTCCGCCAGCTGGTGGTGCTCGGGGCAGGTCTCGACACCTACGCGTACCGCACCGACCTGGCACGGACGCGCCTGCGCGTCTTCGAGGTCGATCATCCGGCAACCCAGGCCTGGAAGCGACGACGGCTCGCCGATGCGGCCATCGAGGTGCCCGGCGCGCTCACCTTCGCTCCGATCGATTTCGAGCGGCAGACGCTGGCGGACGGCCTGGCTGGCGCCGGCTTCGACCCGGCGCAACAGACCTTCTTCACCTGGCTGGGCGTCGTGCCGTATCTGACGGAGCAGGCCGTCTTCTCGACCCTGGGCTTCATCGCCGGCGTGTCCGGGGGCGCTCACGTCGTGTTCGACTACGGCAATCCCCCGTCCTCGAGCGGCGGCCACGAGGGGTACGCCGCCGCGCATCGGGCGCTCGCCTCGCGCGTCGCCTCCGTGGGCGAGGCCCTCAGGAGTCACTTCGAGACGGATGCTCTCCACGCCAGGCTGATGGCCCTGGGGTATCGCGACATCGAGGATCTCGGAGCGGCTGCCATCAGGGATCGCTATTTCGCGGGCCGGGGAGGCTCCGCGCCCGATCGCGGCGGCCACGTCCTGCGGGCAACGACCGTCCATTGGTGA
- a CDS encoding TIM-barrel domain-containing protein — translation MNTAIRRLLLAVAPLFALTPLHAQVEPKADPVADPRNVVTDGTVRLTVLTPQLVRLEWAADGRFEDRPSLVFLDRHTPPVAFTQRNEDGWLVIATAQLTLRYRPKSGRFGPENLSITVKNADSTVTWRPGTTDTANLGGTTRTLDGAAGPVTIEKGLVSRDGWTLVDDSDRPLFDASPWPWVVQRAPAQRQDWYFFGYGHDYRRALADFTRVAGKIPMPPRFAFGAWWSRYWAYTDTELQQLVEDFHRHDVPLDVLVVDMDWHNTFELRWQGQPKDQAGQRLGWTGYTWDHAYFPDPDAFLGWVRQRGLHTTMNLHPASGIQPHEAQYPAMARATGIDPATGQYVPFRIEDQHFAEAYFANVIHPLERQGVDFWWLDWQQWGNTSIPGLTPTWWLNYVFFTDMERQGLHRPLIYHRWGGLGNHRYQIGFSGDMHSTWPALAFETYFTATAANVGFGYWSHDIGGHIPGPVAPELYTRWIQFGIFSPILRTHTTKNANAERRIWAYPAEFADAMRDAFQLRYAMIPYVYTAARRAYDSGVAVVHPLYYDWAEAADAYAFRDEYGFGADLVVSPVVAPMDSASALARERLWLPPGDWVEWSSGARLSGPRALDRAFALDELPVYVRAGAILPEQPKMERSGERPVDPLILDVFPGDSGSARIYEDAGDSLGYREGACTFTPVLERRTADTTALTIAPVEGSFRGMLQGRAYEVRLRGTWPPAHVTWQGADVPYRADGSAPGWRYDGDRLTTIVSLPRADVATRKELVVTPPAGADDALLDGVPGRLRRLEHGMTMLETLWPADWPSDAYVTLAQTGHRITLHPDSAAVELRRFREQLPDVLRALRQMKGDTAVIRRVLRHLDQAP, via the coding sequence GTGAACACCGCGATCCGCCGACTGCTGCTCGCCGTCGCACCCCTCTTCGCCCTGACACCCCTCCATGCGCAGGTCGAACCCAAGGCGGACCCGGTCGCCGACCCGCGCAACGTGGTGACCGACGGCACCGTCCGTCTCACGGTGCTCACGCCCCAGCTCGTACGTCTCGAGTGGGCCGCGGACGGCCGCTTCGAGGACCGGCCCTCGCTCGTGTTCCTGGACCGGCACACGCCGCCCGTCGCGTTCACGCAGCGGAACGAGGACGGCTGGCTGGTGATCGCGACCGCGCAGCTGACGCTCCGGTACCGGCCGAAGAGCGGCCGTTTCGGACCGGAGAACCTGAGCATCACGGTGAAGAACGCGGACTCGACGGTGACGTGGCGGCCCGGCACGACGGATACGGCGAACCTGGGCGGCACGACTCGCACGCTGGACGGGGCGGCGGGCCCGGTGACGATCGAGAAGGGGCTGGTCTCGCGCGACGGCTGGACGCTGGTGGACGACTCGGACCGCCCGCTGTTCGACGCCAGCCCGTGGCCGTGGGTGGTGCAGCGCGCCCCGGCCCAGCGGCAGGACTGGTACTTCTTCGGCTACGGGCACGACTACCGCCGCGCGCTCGCCGACTTCACGCGCGTGGCCGGGAAGATCCCGATGCCGCCGCGCTTCGCGTTCGGCGCGTGGTGGTCGCGTTACTGGGCGTACACCGACACGGAGCTGCAGCAGCTGGTCGAGGATTTCCATCGCCACGACGTGCCGCTCGACGTGCTGGTGGTGGACATGGACTGGCACAACACCTTCGAGCTGCGCTGGCAGGGCCAGCCGAAGGACCAGGCGGGACAGCGGCTGGGCTGGACCGGCTACACCTGGGACCATGCCTACTTCCCGGATCCCGACGCGTTCCTGGGTTGGGTCAGGCAGCGGGGGCTGCACACCACGATGAACCTGCACCCGGCCTCCGGCATCCAGCCCCACGAGGCGCAGTATCCGGCGATGGCGCGCGCCACGGGTATCGACCCGGCCACCGGGCAGTACGTGCCGTTCCGGATCGAGGACCAGCACTTCGCGGAGGCGTACTTCGCCAACGTGATCCACCCCCTGGAGCGACAGGGCGTGGACTTCTGGTGGCTGGACTGGCAGCAGTGGGGCAATACGTCGATCCCGGGACTGACCCCCACCTGGTGGCTGAACTACGTCTTCTTCACCGACATGGAGCGGCAGGGCCTGCACCGGCCGCTGATCTACCACCGCTGGGGCGGCCTCGGCAATCACCGCTACCAGATCGGCTTCTCCGGCGACATGCACTCCACCTGGCCGGCGCTGGCCTTCGAGACGTACTTCACGGCCACCGCCGCCAACGTCGGCTTCGGCTACTGGAGCCACGACATCGGCGGGCACATTCCAGGCCCCGTTGCGCCGGAGCTGTACACGCGCTGGATCCAGTTCGGGATCTTCAGTCCGATCCTGCGCACGCACACCACCAAGAACGCGAACGCGGAGCGTCGCATCTGGGCGTATCCGGCCGAGTTCGCGGACGCGATGCGGGACGCCTTCCAGCTCCGCTACGCGATGATCCCCTACGTCTACACGGCCGCGCGGCGCGCCTACGACTCCGGCGTGGCCGTGGTGCACCCGCTCTACTACGACTGGGCGGAGGCGGCCGACGCGTACGCGTTCCGCGACGAGTACGGCTTCGGCGCGGACCTCGTGGTGAGCCCGGTGGTCGCGCCGATGGACAGCGCCAGCGCGCTGGCGCGCGAGCGCCTGTGGCTGCCGCCCGGCGATTGGGTGGAGTGGTCGAGCGGCGCGCGGCTCTCGGGCCCGCGCGCGCTGGACCGGGCGTTCGCCCTGGACGAGCTGCCGGTCTACGTGCGGGCCGGCGCGATCCTGCCGGAGCAGCCCAAGATGGAGCGGAGCGGCGAGCGGCCGGTGGATCCGCTCATCCTCGACGTGTTCCCCGGCGATTCCGGCAGTGCGCGCATCTACGAAGATGCGGGCGACTCGCTGGGATACCGCGAGGGCGCGTGCACCTTCACGCCGGTGCTCGAGCGGCGGACCGCCGACACCACCGCGCTCACGATCGCGCCCGTGGAGGGCTCGTTCCGGGGCATGCTGCAGGGGCGCGCGTACGAGGTGCGGCTGCGCGGGACGTGGCCGCCCGCGCACGTGACCTGGCAGGGCGCGGATGTCCCGTACCGGGCGGACGGGTCCGCACCGGGCTGGCGCTACGATGGGGACCGGCTCACCACGATCGTGTCGCTGCCGCGGGCCGACGTCGCGACTCGCAAGGAGCTGGTGGTGACGCCGCCCGCCGGCGCCGACGACGCGCTGCTGGACGGCGTGCCCGGCCGGCTGCGGCGGCTCGAGCACGGCATGACCATGCTCGAGACGCTCTGGCCGGCGGACTGGCCGTCCGATGCGTACGTAACGCTGGCCCAGACCGGGCACCGGATCACGCTGCATCCGGACTCGGCGGCGGTGGAGCTGAGGCGCTTTCGGGAGCAGCTGCCCGACGTGCTGCGCGCCCTGCGGCAGATGAAGGGCGACACCGCGGTGATCCGCCGGGTGCTGCGGCACCTGGACCAGGCGCCGTAG